In a single window of the Acipenser ruthenus chromosome 8, fAciRut3.2 maternal haplotype, whole genome shotgun sequence genome:
- the LOC117406593 gene encoding POU domain, class 2, transcription factor 1-like isoform X14, whose protein sequence is MRVQEQTSFENAHQDDMQESRMSNPSETSKPAMESADGSTDIYTTGYGPLQHLICWDVLAAGSKLASSQTNGLDFQRQSVQTSAITNAHAQALLHQLTLTPAQQQLLLQQAQAQLLAAAVQHSANQQHNATGATISASAATPMTHIPLSQPIQITPDLQQLQQFQQQNLNLQQFVLVQPGHPIATQLQPAQFIISQTPQGQQSLLQAQNLLTQLPQQSQANLLQSQPSITLTAQPATPTRTIAATPIQPLPQNQMTPKRIDTPSLEEPSDLEELEQFAKTFKQRRIKLGFTQGDVGLAMGKLYGNDFSQTTISRFEALNLSFKNMCKLKPLLEKWLNDAENLTSDQALSSPSALNSSGMGIEGLNRRRKKRTSIETNIRVALEKSFLEQNQKPTSEEITMIADQLNMEKEVIRVWFCNRRQKEKRINPPSSGSMSSTPIKAIFPNPATLVPSTASLVTSSTPTTLTVNSLLPITSTAVTNIGFTGMRDTDTSAILQQLYAYYHGTTGIGSATNTASVISSAPVASSAVNSPSLSPSPTSLPMSATESVSTHETSTTTQASTAMSSPLGTSQVMVTASGLSAALQGAATQLPANAGLAAMAAAAGLNPGLMSSQFAPGGALLSLNPGTFGSALNPALLSNSTLIQALASGGSLPITSLDASGNLLFANANAGGNLVTAPLFLNPQNLSLLTSNPVSLVSAAAASAGASAQALNLQVTSAVAESNQNVVTSAGGAAAASTITTASKAQ, encoded by the exons actTCTTTTGAAAATGCACATCAAGATGACATGCAAG AATCAAGAATGAGTAATCCGTCAGAAACGAGTAAACCTGCGATGGAGAGTGCTGATGGGAGCACAG ATATATATACAACAGGATATGGTCCACTACAACATCTAATTTGCTGGGATGTCCTGGCTGCAGGCAGCAAACTTGCAA GTTCCCAAACAAATGGATTGGACTTTCAGAGACAGTCTGTGCAAACAAGTGCAATCACTAATGCACATGCACAGGCATTACTTCATCAG CTAACCTTGACGCCTGCACAGCAGCAGTTACTACTCCAACAAGCACAGGCTCAGCTGCTGGCAGCAGCAGTCCAACACTCTGCCAATCAGCAACATAATGCCACCGGGGCAACCATCTCTGCGTCCGCAGCTACTCCAATGACACACATACCCCTTTCACAGCCTATCCAAATAACACCA GACCTGCAGCAGCTTCAGCAGTTTCAGCAGCAAAACCTGAATCTACAGCAGTTTGTGTTGGTGCAGCCGGGACACCCAATTGCAACCCAGTTGCAACCGGCTCAGTTCATTATATCACAGACTCCGCAGGGGCAGCAGA GTCTCCTGCAAGCTCAAAATCTTTTAACACAACTACCTCAGCAAAGCCAAGCTAACCTCCTGCAGTCACAACCAAGCATCACCCTCACTGCACAG CCAGCTACGCCGACGCGCACAATAGCGGCGACACCCATTCAGCCACTTCCACAGAACCAGATGACACCAAAGCGCATAGACACTCCCAGTTTAGAGGAGCCCAGTGATCTGGAGGAGTTGGAGCAGTTTGCTAAAACTTTCAAACAGAGGAGAATCAAACTGGGATTCACTCAG GGTGATGTTGGACTTGCTATGGGGAAACTGTATGGAAATGATTTTAGTCAAACAACAATCTCTCGCTTTGAAGCCTTGAACCTCAGCTTTAAAAACATGTGCAAGCTTAAACCCTTGCTTGAAAAGTGGCTAAATGATGCAG AGAATTTGACATCTGACCAAGCTTTGTCCAGCCCAAGTGCCCTGAACTCCTCAGGAATGGGAATAGAGGGGCTAAATCGCAGGAGGAAGAAACGCACCAGCATTGAGACCAACATACGAGTGGCCTTAGAAAAGAGTTTTCTGGAG caGAACCAAAAGCCTACCTCTGAAGAGATCACAATGATAGCTGACCAGCTGAATATGGAGAAGGAGGTTATCCGTGTCTGGTTCTGTAATCGACGGCAAAAAGAGAAAAGAATCAATCCGCCTAGTAGTGGCAGCATGAGCAGCACTCCTATTAAAGCAATCTTCCCAAATCCTGCTACACTG GTGCCCAGCACTGCTAGCCTTGTGACCAGTAGTACACCGACTACACTGACTGTAAACTCACTTCTGCCTATAACAAGCACTGCTGTAACTAATATTGGCTTCACAGGTATGAGGGACACAGATACTTCTGCAATATTGCAACAACTTTATGCTTATTATCATG GCACAACAGGAATTGGGTCTGCCACTAACACAGCATCAGTGATCTCATCCGCACCGGTCGCTTCCTCGGCTGTGAACTCGCCTTCTCTCAGCCCTTCCCCTACTTCATTACCTATGTCAGCCACAGAATCGGTCAGCACACACGAGACCAGTACCACCACACAAGCATCCACTGCCATGTCGTCTCCACTGGGTACCAGCCAGGTCATGGTGACAGCATCTGGACTGTCAGCAGCTTTGCAAGGAGCAGCCACGCAGCTGCCTGCTAATGCAGGATTGGCAGctatggcagcagcagcagggcttaATCCTGGTCTGATGTCCTCTCAATTTGCACCAGG TGGTGCCTTACTAAGCCTCAATCCAGGAACATTTGGCAGTGCTTTAAACCCAGCGTTGTTGAGCAACAGTACCCTTATTCAAG CTCTTGCATCTGGTGGGTCCCTTCCAATAACCTCTCTGGATGCCAGTGGAAATCTCTTGTTTGCTAATGCAAATGCAGGGGGTAACCTTGTGACTGCCCCATTGTTCCTTAACCCGCAAAACCTTTCTTTGCTCACCAGCAACCCAGTCAGCCTGGTTTCTGCGGCTGCTGCCTCTGCAGGCGCTTCTGCACAGGCCCTGAACCTCCAAGTCACCTCAGCTGTGGCCGAATCAAACCAGAACGTTGTCACTTCTGCAGGTGGGGCGGCTGCTGCATCAACCATCACTACCGCCTCCAAGGCCCAATAA
- the LOC117406593 gene encoding POU domain, class 2, transcription factor 1-like isoform X15: MRVQEQTSFENAHQDDMQESRMSNPSETSKPAMESADGSTDIYTTGYGPLQHLICWDVLAAGSKLASSQTNGLDFQRQSVQTSAITNAHAQALLHQLTLTPAQQQLLLQQAQAQLLAAAVQHSANQQHNATGATISASAATPMTHIPLSQPIQITPDLQQLQQFQQQNLNLQQFVLVQPGHPIATQLQPAQFIISQTPQGQQSLLQAQNLLTQLPQQSQANLLQSQPSITLTAQPATPTRTIAATPIQPLPQNQMTPKRIDTPSLEEPSDLEELEQFAKTFKQRRIKLGFTQGDVGLAMGKLYGNDFSQTTISRFEALNLSFKNMCKLKPLLEKWLNDAENLTSDQALSSPSALNSSGMGIEGLNRRRKKRTSIETNIRVALEKSFLEQNQKPTSEEITMIADQLNMEKEVIRVWFCNRRQKEKRINPPSSGSMSSTPIKAIFPNPATLVPSTASLVTSSTPTTLTVNSLLPITSTAVTNIGFTGTTGIGSATNTASVISSAPVASSAVNSPSLSPSPTSLPMSATESVSTHETSTTTQASTAMSSPLGTSQVMVTASGLSAALQGAATQLPANAGLAAMAAAAGLNPGLMSSQFAPGGALLSLNPGTFGSALNPALLSNSTLIQALASGGSLPITSLDASGNLLFANANAGGNLVTAPLFLNPQNLSLLTSNPVSLVSAAAASAGASAQALNLQVTSAVAESNQNVVTSAGGAAAASTITTASKAQ, translated from the exons actTCTTTTGAAAATGCACATCAAGATGACATGCAAG AATCAAGAATGAGTAATCCGTCAGAAACGAGTAAACCTGCGATGGAGAGTGCTGATGGGAGCACAG ATATATATACAACAGGATATGGTCCACTACAACATCTAATTTGCTGGGATGTCCTGGCTGCAGGCAGCAAACTTGCAA GTTCCCAAACAAATGGATTGGACTTTCAGAGACAGTCTGTGCAAACAAGTGCAATCACTAATGCACATGCACAGGCATTACTTCATCAG CTAACCTTGACGCCTGCACAGCAGCAGTTACTACTCCAACAAGCACAGGCTCAGCTGCTGGCAGCAGCAGTCCAACACTCTGCCAATCAGCAACATAATGCCACCGGGGCAACCATCTCTGCGTCCGCAGCTACTCCAATGACACACATACCCCTTTCACAGCCTATCCAAATAACACCA GACCTGCAGCAGCTTCAGCAGTTTCAGCAGCAAAACCTGAATCTACAGCAGTTTGTGTTGGTGCAGCCGGGACACCCAATTGCAACCCAGTTGCAACCGGCTCAGTTCATTATATCACAGACTCCGCAGGGGCAGCAGA GTCTCCTGCAAGCTCAAAATCTTTTAACACAACTACCTCAGCAAAGCCAAGCTAACCTCCTGCAGTCACAACCAAGCATCACCCTCACTGCACAG CCAGCTACGCCGACGCGCACAATAGCGGCGACACCCATTCAGCCACTTCCACAGAACCAGATGACACCAAAGCGCATAGACACTCCCAGTTTAGAGGAGCCCAGTGATCTGGAGGAGTTGGAGCAGTTTGCTAAAACTTTCAAACAGAGGAGAATCAAACTGGGATTCACTCAG GGTGATGTTGGACTTGCTATGGGGAAACTGTATGGAAATGATTTTAGTCAAACAACAATCTCTCGCTTTGAAGCCTTGAACCTCAGCTTTAAAAACATGTGCAAGCTTAAACCCTTGCTTGAAAAGTGGCTAAATGATGCAG AGAATTTGACATCTGACCAAGCTTTGTCCAGCCCAAGTGCCCTGAACTCCTCAGGAATGGGAATAGAGGGGCTAAATCGCAGGAGGAAGAAACGCACCAGCATTGAGACCAACATACGAGTGGCCTTAGAAAAGAGTTTTCTGGAG caGAACCAAAAGCCTACCTCTGAAGAGATCACAATGATAGCTGACCAGCTGAATATGGAGAAGGAGGTTATCCGTGTCTGGTTCTGTAATCGACGGCAAAAAGAGAAAAGAATCAATCCGCCTAGTAGTGGCAGCATGAGCAGCACTCCTATTAAAGCAATCTTCCCAAATCCTGCTACACTG GTGCCCAGCACTGCTAGCCTTGTGACCAGTAGTACACCGACTACACTGACTGTAAACTCACTTCTGCCTATAACAAGCACTGCTGTAACTAATATTGGCTTCACAG GCACAACAGGAATTGGGTCTGCCACTAACACAGCATCAGTGATCTCATCCGCACCGGTCGCTTCCTCGGCTGTGAACTCGCCTTCTCTCAGCCCTTCCCCTACTTCATTACCTATGTCAGCCACAGAATCGGTCAGCACACACGAGACCAGTACCACCACACAAGCATCCACTGCCATGTCGTCTCCACTGGGTACCAGCCAGGTCATGGTGACAGCATCTGGACTGTCAGCAGCTTTGCAAGGAGCAGCCACGCAGCTGCCTGCTAATGCAGGATTGGCAGctatggcagcagcagcagggcttaATCCTGGTCTGATGTCCTCTCAATTTGCACCAGG TGGTGCCTTACTAAGCCTCAATCCAGGAACATTTGGCAGTGCTTTAAACCCAGCGTTGTTGAGCAACAGTACCCTTATTCAAG CTCTTGCATCTGGTGGGTCCCTTCCAATAACCTCTCTGGATGCCAGTGGAAATCTCTTGTTTGCTAATGCAAATGCAGGGGGTAACCTTGTGACTGCCCCATTGTTCCTTAACCCGCAAAACCTTTCTTTGCTCACCAGCAACCCAGTCAGCCTGGTTTCTGCGGCTGCTGCCTCTGCAGGCGCTTCTGCACAGGCCCTGAACCTCCAAGTCACCTCAGCTGTGGCCGAATCAAACCAGAACGTTGTCACTTCTGCAGGTGGGGCGGCTGCTGCATCAACCATCACTACCGCCTCCAAGGCCCAATAA
- the LOC117406593 gene encoding POU domain, class 2, transcription factor 1-like isoform X9, whose amino-acid sequence MRVQEQTSFENAHQDDMQESRMSNPSETSKPAMESADGSTGSQTNGLDFQRQSVQTSAITNAHAQALLHQVHLAGASLQAASQTVNFQSKTEESADSQVSSQPSIQHSVQGALPQTPLMLAGGQITGLTLTPAQQQLLLQQAQAQLLAAAVQHSANQQHNATGATISASAATPMTHIPLSQPIQITPDLQQLQQFQQQNLNLQQFVLVQPGHPIATQLQPAQFIISQTPQGQQSLLQAQNLLTQLPQQSQANLLQSQPSITLTAQPATPTRTIAATPIQPLPQNQMTPKRIDTPSLEEPSDLEELEQFAKTFKQRRIKLGFTQGDVGLAMGKLYGNDFSQTTISRFEALNLSFKNMCKLKPLLEKWLNDAENLTSDQALSSPSALNSSGMGIEGLNRRRKKRTSIETNIRVALEKSFLEQNQKPTSEEITMIADQLNMEKEVIRVWFCNRRQKEKRINPPSSGSMSSTPIKAIFPNPATLVPSTASLVTSSTPTTLTVNSLLPITSTAVTNIGFTGMRDTDTSAILQQLYAYYHGTTGIGSATNTASVISSAPVASSAVNSPSLSPSPTSLPMSATESVSTHETSTTTQASTAMSSPLGTSQVMVTASGLSAALQGAATQLPANAGLAAMAAAAGLNPGLMSSQFAPGGALLSLNPGTFGSALNPALLSNSTLIQALASGGSLPITSLDASGNLLFANANAGGNLVTAPLFLNPQNLSLLTSNPVSLVSAAAASAGASAQALNLQVTSAVAESNQNVVTSAGGAAAASTITTASKAQ is encoded by the exons actTCTTTTGAAAATGCACATCAAGATGACATGCAAG AATCAAGAATGAGTAATCCGTCAGAAACGAGTAAACCTGCGATGGAGAGTGCTGATGGGAGCACAG GTTCCCAAACAAATGGATTGGACTTTCAGAGACAGTCTGTGCAAACAAGTGCAATCACTAATGCACATGCACAGGCATTACTTCATCAG GTCCATCTTGCAGGAGCAAGTTTACAGGCTGCTTCTCAGACAGTAAATTTCCAg TCTAAAACAGAAGAATCTGCTGATTCTCAAGTCTCAAGTCAGCCTTCCATTCAGCACTCAGTACAGGGTGCCCTCCCACAGACTCCGCTCATGTTGGCAGGAGGACAGATCACTGGA CTAACCTTGACGCCTGCACAGCAGCAGTTACTACTCCAACAAGCACAGGCTCAGCTGCTGGCAGCAGCAGTCCAACACTCTGCCAATCAGCAACATAATGCCACCGGGGCAACCATCTCTGCGTCCGCAGCTACTCCAATGACACACATACCCCTTTCACAGCCTATCCAAATAACACCA GACCTGCAGCAGCTTCAGCAGTTTCAGCAGCAAAACCTGAATCTACAGCAGTTTGTGTTGGTGCAGCCGGGACACCCAATTGCAACCCAGTTGCAACCGGCTCAGTTCATTATATCACAGACTCCGCAGGGGCAGCAGA GTCTCCTGCAAGCTCAAAATCTTTTAACACAACTACCTCAGCAAAGCCAAGCTAACCTCCTGCAGTCACAACCAAGCATCACCCTCACTGCACAG CCAGCTACGCCGACGCGCACAATAGCGGCGACACCCATTCAGCCACTTCCACAGAACCAGATGACACCAAAGCGCATAGACACTCCCAGTTTAGAGGAGCCCAGTGATCTGGAGGAGTTGGAGCAGTTTGCTAAAACTTTCAAACAGAGGAGAATCAAACTGGGATTCACTCAG GGTGATGTTGGACTTGCTATGGGGAAACTGTATGGAAATGATTTTAGTCAAACAACAATCTCTCGCTTTGAAGCCTTGAACCTCAGCTTTAAAAACATGTGCAAGCTTAAACCCTTGCTTGAAAAGTGGCTAAATGATGCAG AGAATTTGACATCTGACCAAGCTTTGTCCAGCCCAAGTGCCCTGAACTCCTCAGGAATGGGAATAGAGGGGCTAAATCGCAGGAGGAAGAAACGCACCAGCATTGAGACCAACATACGAGTGGCCTTAGAAAAGAGTTTTCTGGAG caGAACCAAAAGCCTACCTCTGAAGAGATCACAATGATAGCTGACCAGCTGAATATGGAGAAGGAGGTTATCCGTGTCTGGTTCTGTAATCGACGGCAAAAAGAGAAAAGAATCAATCCGCCTAGTAGTGGCAGCATGAGCAGCACTCCTATTAAAGCAATCTTCCCAAATCCTGCTACACTG GTGCCCAGCACTGCTAGCCTTGTGACCAGTAGTACACCGACTACACTGACTGTAAACTCACTTCTGCCTATAACAAGCACTGCTGTAACTAATATTGGCTTCACAGGTATGAGGGACACAGATACTTCTGCAATATTGCAACAACTTTATGCTTATTATCATG GCACAACAGGAATTGGGTCTGCCACTAACACAGCATCAGTGATCTCATCCGCACCGGTCGCTTCCTCGGCTGTGAACTCGCCTTCTCTCAGCCCTTCCCCTACTTCATTACCTATGTCAGCCACAGAATCGGTCAGCACACACGAGACCAGTACCACCACACAAGCATCCACTGCCATGTCGTCTCCACTGGGTACCAGCCAGGTCATGGTGACAGCATCTGGACTGTCAGCAGCTTTGCAAGGAGCAGCCACGCAGCTGCCTGCTAATGCAGGATTGGCAGctatggcagcagcagcagggcttaATCCTGGTCTGATGTCCTCTCAATTTGCACCAGG TGGTGCCTTACTAAGCCTCAATCCAGGAACATTTGGCAGTGCTTTAAACCCAGCGTTGTTGAGCAACAGTACCCTTATTCAAG CTCTTGCATCTGGTGGGTCCCTTCCAATAACCTCTCTGGATGCCAGTGGAAATCTCTTGTTTGCTAATGCAAATGCAGGGGGTAACCTTGTGACTGCCCCATTGTTCCTTAACCCGCAAAACCTTTCTTTGCTCACCAGCAACCCAGTCAGCCTGGTTTCTGCGGCTGCTGCCTCTGCAGGCGCTTCTGCACAGGCCCTGAACCTCCAAGTCACCTCAGCTGTGGCCGAATCAAACCAGAACGTTGTCACTTCTGCAGGTGGGGCGGCTGCTGCATCAACCATCACTACCGCCTCCAAGGCCCAATAA
- the LOC117406593 gene encoding POU domain, class 2, transcription factor 1-like isoform X7: MRVQEQTSFENAHQDDMQESRMSNPSETSKPAMESADGSTDIYTTGYGPLQHLICWDVLAAGSKLASSQTNGLDFQRQSVQTSAITNAHAQALLHQVHLAGASLQAASQTVNFQSKTEESADSQVSSQPSIQHSVQGALPQTPLMLAGGQITGLTLTPAQQQLLLQQAQAQLLAAAVQHSANQQHNATGATISASAATPMTHIPLSQPIQITPDLQQLQQFQQQNLNLQQFVLVQPGHPIATQLQPAQFIISQTPQGQQSLLQAQNLLTQLPQQSQANLLQSQPSITLTAQPATPTRTIAATPIQPLPQNQMTPKRIDTPSLEEPSDLEELEQFAKTFKQRRIKLGFTQGDVGLAMGKLYGNDFSQTTISRFEALNLSFKNMCKLKPLLEKWLNDAENLTSDQALSSPSALNSSGMGIEGLNRRRKKRTSIETNIRVALEKSFLEQNQKPTSEEITMIADQLNMEKEVIRVWFCNRRQKEKRINPPSSGSMSSTPIKAIFPNPATLVPSTASLVTSSTPTTLTVNSLLPITSTAVTNIGFTGTTGIGSATNTASVISSAPVASSAVNSPSLSPSPTSLPMSATESVSTHETSTTTQASTAMSSPLGTSQVMVTASGLSAALQGAATQLPANAGLAAMAAAAGLNPGLMSSQFAPGGALLSLNPGTFGSALNPALLSNSTLIQALASGGSLPITSLDASGNLLFANANAGGNLVTAPLFLNPQNLSLLTSNPVSLVSAAAASAGASAQALNLQVTSAVAESNQNVVTSAGGAAAASTITTASKAQ, from the exons actTCTTTTGAAAATGCACATCAAGATGACATGCAAG AATCAAGAATGAGTAATCCGTCAGAAACGAGTAAACCTGCGATGGAGAGTGCTGATGGGAGCACAG ATATATATACAACAGGATATGGTCCACTACAACATCTAATTTGCTGGGATGTCCTGGCTGCAGGCAGCAAACTTGCAA GTTCCCAAACAAATGGATTGGACTTTCAGAGACAGTCTGTGCAAACAAGTGCAATCACTAATGCACATGCACAGGCATTACTTCATCAG GTCCATCTTGCAGGAGCAAGTTTACAGGCTGCTTCTCAGACAGTAAATTTCCAg TCTAAAACAGAAGAATCTGCTGATTCTCAAGTCTCAAGTCAGCCTTCCATTCAGCACTCAGTACAGGGTGCCCTCCCACAGACTCCGCTCATGTTGGCAGGAGGACAGATCACTGGA CTAACCTTGACGCCTGCACAGCAGCAGTTACTACTCCAACAAGCACAGGCTCAGCTGCTGGCAGCAGCAGTCCAACACTCTGCCAATCAGCAACATAATGCCACCGGGGCAACCATCTCTGCGTCCGCAGCTACTCCAATGACACACATACCCCTTTCACAGCCTATCCAAATAACACCA GACCTGCAGCAGCTTCAGCAGTTTCAGCAGCAAAACCTGAATCTACAGCAGTTTGTGTTGGTGCAGCCGGGACACCCAATTGCAACCCAGTTGCAACCGGCTCAGTTCATTATATCACAGACTCCGCAGGGGCAGCAGA GTCTCCTGCAAGCTCAAAATCTTTTAACACAACTACCTCAGCAAAGCCAAGCTAACCTCCTGCAGTCACAACCAAGCATCACCCTCACTGCACAG CCAGCTACGCCGACGCGCACAATAGCGGCGACACCCATTCAGCCACTTCCACAGAACCAGATGACACCAAAGCGCATAGACACTCCCAGTTTAGAGGAGCCCAGTGATCTGGAGGAGTTGGAGCAGTTTGCTAAAACTTTCAAACAGAGGAGAATCAAACTGGGATTCACTCAG GGTGATGTTGGACTTGCTATGGGGAAACTGTATGGAAATGATTTTAGTCAAACAACAATCTCTCGCTTTGAAGCCTTGAACCTCAGCTTTAAAAACATGTGCAAGCTTAAACCCTTGCTTGAAAAGTGGCTAAATGATGCAG AGAATTTGACATCTGACCAAGCTTTGTCCAGCCCAAGTGCCCTGAACTCCTCAGGAATGGGAATAGAGGGGCTAAATCGCAGGAGGAAGAAACGCACCAGCATTGAGACCAACATACGAGTGGCCTTAGAAAAGAGTTTTCTGGAG caGAACCAAAAGCCTACCTCTGAAGAGATCACAATGATAGCTGACCAGCTGAATATGGAGAAGGAGGTTATCCGTGTCTGGTTCTGTAATCGACGGCAAAAAGAGAAAAGAATCAATCCGCCTAGTAGTGGCAGCATGAGCAGCACTCCTATTAAAGCAATCTTCCCAAATCCTGCTACACTG GTGCCCAGCACTGCTAGCCTTGTGACCAGTAGTACACCGACTACACTGACTGTAAACTCACTTCTGCCTATAACAAGCACTGCTGTAACTAATATTGGCTTCACAG GCACAACAGGAATTGGGTCTGCCACTAACACAGCATCAGTGATCTCATCCGCACCGGTCGCTTCCTCGGCTGTGAACTCGCCTTCTCTCAGCCCTTCCCCTACTTCATTACCTATGTCAGCCACAGAATCGGTCAGCACACACGAGACCAGTACCACCACACAAGCATCCACTGCCATGTCGTCTCCACTGGGTACCAGCCAGGTCATGGTGACAGCATCTGGACTGTCAGCAGCTTTGCAAGGAGCAGCCACGCAGCTGCCTGCTAATGCAGGATTGGCAGctatggcagcagcagcagggcttaATCCTGGTCTGATGTCCTCTCAATTTGCACCAGG TGGTGCCTTACTAAGCCTCAATCCAGGAACATTTGGCAGTGCTTTAAACCCAGCGTTGTTGAGCAACAGTACCCTTATTCAAG CTCTTGCATCTGGTGGGTCCCTTCCAATAACCTCTCTGGATGCCAGTGGAAATCTCTTGTTTGCTAATGCAAATGCAGGGGGTAACCTTGTGACTGCCCCATTGTTCCTTAACCCGCAAAACCTTTCTTTGCTCACCAGCAACCCAGTCAGCCTGGTTTCTGCGGCTGCTGCCTCTGCAGGCGCTTCTGCACAGGCCCTGAACCTCCAAGTCACCTCAGCTGTGGCCGAATCAAACCAGAACGTTGTCACTTCTGCAGGTGGGGCGGCTGCTGCATCAACCATCACTACCGCCTCCAAGGCCCAATAA